In Phreatobacter cathodiphilus, the genomic window CGCAAGATCGACGCGCCCTCCGGCACCGCCCTGATGTTCGGCGAGGCGGCGGCCCGCGGCCGCGGCATCGAGCTCGCCGCCCGGTCGGATCGCGGCCGCGACGGGCAGACCGGCGCCCGCCGGCGCGGCGACATCGGTTTCGCCGCCCTGCGCGGCGGCACCGTCGTCGGCGATCATTCGGTGATCTTCGCCGGCCCCGCCGAGCGCATCGTCATGAGCCATCACGCCGAGGACCGCGCCCTCTTCGCCCGCGGCGCGCTCAAGGCGGCGCTTTGGGCCCATGGCCGCCCCGCCGGCCTCTATTCCATGGCCGATGTCCTCGGCCTCTGACCCCTCACAGGATCCCACCATCATGACCGAACGGCTTCTCGTGCTCACCCGCCACGGCGAGAGCGAGTGGAACCTGAAGAACCTCTTCACCGGCTGGAAGGACCCCGGCCTGACGCCGAAGGGCATCGAGGAGGCGAAGACGGCCGGCCGCGGCCTCAAGGCGCTCGGCCTCGGCTTCGACGTCGCCTTCACCTCGGCGCTGACCCGGGCCCAGCACACGCTGAAGCTGATCCTCGATGAGATCGGCCAGCCCGGCCTCGAGACCATCCGCGACTTCCGCCTCAACGAGCGCGACTATGGCGACCTCTCCGGGCTCAACAAGGCGGAGACCGCCGCCAAGTACGGCGACGAGCAGGTGCACATCTGGCGCCGCTCCTACGACGTGCCGCCACCCGGCGGCGAGAGCCTGAAGGACACGGTGGCGCGCGTCCTGCCCTATTACGTCGAGACGATCCTGCCGCGGGTGATGCGCGGCGAGCGCGTGCTGGTCGCCGCCCACGGCAATTCCCTGCGGGCGCTGATCATGGTTCTCGACCATCTCGACGACAAGACGATCCCCTCGCTCGAGCTGAAGACCGGCGTGCCGCTGGTCTATCGCCTCAACGCCGACACGACGGTGGCGTCGAAGCAGGTGCTGGAAGGCTAGGACGGCAACGTTTGGCGGCTGCCCGTGCCGGCAGTCGCCGCACCAGCTTGCATTCCTGCGCGGCGTGCTTCCTTGGTTGTCCATGACGGTATCATGTGACAGCATCGGCCTCGTTCTGCTGGACCGTGGGCGATAGAGCGGATCCAGGCTTGATGGGATCGATGAGATGAAGCGTGGTTCACTGACGGCATCGCTCTGTGCGGCCGTTTTCGCCGTGATCGCCGCGGGCGTTCCCGCTCAGGCCCAGTCGATGGATGATGCCTGGCAGTCGGTGCTGCGGCGATGGGTCGGCAACGGCTGGAAGCCGTTTCACGAGGGCGGCTACAATTTCACGGCCGACGGCAATCAGGGCCGGCGCTGGGGAGCGGGCCTGCGGGCCGGCGAGGCGGTGACGTTTGGCGCTGTCTGCTCCAATTGCGACGGCGTCCAGCTCATCCTGCGCGACGGCCGCGGCAACATCCTCGCCACCGCCAACGCGCAGCGGCCATCGAGCAGCCTCAGCCATACGCCCCGTGAAAGCTCGAACGGGTCCATCCAGCTCATCCCCGTCGGCTGCCGGCAGCCGGCCTGCCCGGTGCGCTACACGTCCTTCGTGCGACGCTGAGGCGCGGCGCGGGGCGCCGCCACCGGCGAGACGCCCGTCGCCTCACGACACCTTGAGGTCGGCCTGGGGCAGCGGCGGCCGCGTGTCGGCGGCCGCTGCCTGGGCCCGGCCGGTGGTGATCGCCATCGAGGCGGAATCGTAGAAGCATTTCATGCTCTGGATGAGCCGCCCGCGGAAGCGGACGAGGTCGCACCGCTCGCTCTCGATCACCCGCCCGTTCGGCCGGAACATGAGCGAGGAATGCCAGTGCACGAAGGCGTCGTCGCCCTTGACGACGATCTTCTCGATCAGGAATTCGCGCACCTCGAACACCCGGTGGAAATGGCCGAGAACCTCCGTCAGTCCGGCGATGCCCACGCGCAGCCCGGCATGGGGGTTGAGGACCGGGTTGCCCACCAGCGTGAATTCGCAGTCCTCACAGAACAGCGAGGCGAGCGCGAGCGTGTCGCCACGCGCCCAGGCCGCATAGCCGACCTTCAGCTTCTGTTCGAGACCGAGCTCGTCGGTGACGAGATGCAGCACCATCCTGAGCGGCTCCATGCACGCGTGCGTCACGTGAAGGTATGAGACAGCCTTGGCACAAATCAACAGAGGCATTCGGCGAATACACCCCGCGGCGCGACGCGGATCAGGTCGGACACGTAGGCGTCCACCGAACCTCAGGCTGCGGCACGCAAGGCTTGCGAGCGGCGGCATGTCTGCCCTACCCTCTGCGTAAATCGATTTAAAAAAAACGACCCCGGGAGGAACACCATGCCGTCGCGCGCCGTGCGCAACGTCGACCGCTCGCTCATCCGCGAGAAGGCGAAACTGATCCGCCGCGAGACCGTGCGGCTCACCGACATCTGCGGCTCCGGCCATTACGGCTCGTCCTTCTCCATGGCCGAGATCGTGGCGCTGCTCTACTACCAGCTCCTCCACGTCAAGGCGGACGAGCCGCGCTGGGCCGACCGCGACCGCTTCACCATGGGCAAGGGTCACGCCGCCATCGGCCTCTTCCCCGTGCTGGCCGATCTCGGCTTCTTTCCCGCCGACTGGCTCGACACCTACAGCCGCATGGGCTCCTTCCTCGGCGATCATCCCGAGATGAAGAAGGTGCCCGGCATCGACTTCTCCTCCGGCTCCATCGGCCACAACCTCTCCGTCTCCGTCGGCATGGCGCTCGGCGCCCGGCTGAAGGGCTCGCCCGCCCGCGCCGTCTGCCTGATGGGAGACGGCGAGATGAACGAGGGGCAGATCTGGGAGGCCGCCCAGGCCGGCGCCCACTACGGCCTCGACAACCTCGTCGGCATCGTCGACATCAACGGCGCCGGCTCCGACGGCGATCCGCAGCAGACCCTGCGCTCCGAGCCTCTCAAGGAGAAGTGGGAGGCCTTCGGCTGGAACACGATCGTCCTGAGGGACGGCCACGACATCGATTTGACCTTCGACGCGCTCAACCGCGCCCTCAACGCCCCCGACGGCCGCCCGGCCTGCGTCCTCGCCTATACGGTCGCCGGCAAGGGCGTCTCCTTCATGGAGGGCACCTGGCAATGGCACCTCGGCTTCCTCGGGCCGAAGGACATCGAACGCGCCTATGCCGAGATCGACGCCGGCGAGATCGGGTGAGGAGCGAGACCATGAGCCAGAGCGAGAAGTACCGCGCCAATCCCCCCGCCCCCGGCATGGCCTACATGTCGGCCGAGCTGAAGAAGACCATCGACCTCGCCGAATCCACCGTTACCGACGACTTCGACGAACGCTCCTGGGACATGGTCGTCTCGCTCGGCCTGTCACGCCAGCTCACCACCGGCAGGACGCTGATCGAGCTCGCCGAGGCCGGCCATGACGACATCGTCGTCTGCACCGCCGATCTCGGCCGCCCGACCCAGGTCATTGGCTTCGGCCAGAAATATCCCGACCGCTATTTCAATTTCGGCATCGCGGAGCGGAACATGATCGGCGCAGCGGCAGGCCTCGCCACCATGGGCCTGACGCCGGTCATCTCGAACTACTCGTTCTTCCTCGCCCTGATGGGCGTCGAGAACATCCGCAACGACATCTGCTACACCAACCTGCCGGTGAAGATGGTCGGCACCCATTCCGGCATCGCCATGGGCTTCTACGGCACCTCGCACCATTGCTGCGAGGACATCGGGGCGCTGCGCGCCATCCCCAACCTCACCCTCATGGCGCCCTGCGACGGCACCGCCCTGTCCTCGGCGCTGCGCACCAACGTCAAGCATCCCGCGCCCATCTATTTCCGCGCCGGACGCGGCCGCGAGGCTGTCGTTTATGACAAGGAGTTCGACTTCCGCATCGGCGGCTCCAACACCCTGCGCGAGGGACGCCATGCCACGGTCCTCGCCATCGGCAACCTGGTGAAGGCCGGGCTCGACGCCCACGACATCCTGAAAAGCGAGGGCATCGAGATCACCGTGGTCGACATGTACTCGATCCGGCCGCTCGACGTCGCAGCGGTGCGCGACGCGGCGAAGCGCGGGCCGATCGTCTCGGCGGAGGAGGCGAACATCACCGGCGGCTTCGGCGCAGCCATCGCCGAGGTCATCGCCGAGGAGGGCCTCGGCACCCGCCTCACCAAGGTCGGCATGCCCGACGCCTATTCGGTTCTCGGGCCCCCGACCCACCTCTACCGCCACTATGGCCTCGACGGCGAGGGCGTCGCCGCCGCGGTGCGCAGGGCGCTGAAGGGCTAGGGGATTGAAGGCTGGGTAGGTTCGTCGAGTGAGATGGCCCCACCCGCACCCTCCCCGCGCTGCGCGCGGAGAGGGGGACTTTAACGCCATCCACAGACTTCGACGCTGGCGCCAGGCTCGACCTTCGGAGATTGGGCGCGACGCCGAAGTCCCCCTCCCATCGCGCAGCGAGGGGAGGGTGCGGGTGGGGCCTTCTGAGACCGCTCCCCTCAGAAATAGCCGGCGAGGTTCGCCCGGATGCGGTCGATCACCCGCCCCTCGTCCGAACCGATCTCGAAGCGCTGGCCGGTGATCGTCTCGAAGGCCTCGATATAGACCGCCGCGGTCGCGACGATCACGTCCTGCGGGATCGCCGGAATGTCGTCCTTGTAGGGGTCGCAGCGCGCCACCACCCAGTTGCGGACGAAATCCTTGTCGAAGCTCTCGGGCTTCTCGCCCGCGGCGAAGCGGGCGGGATAGCTCTCCGCCTTCCAGTAGCGGCTCGAGTCCGGCGTGTGGATCTCGTCCGCCAGCACGATGCGCCCGTCGCGGTCGGTGCCGAACTCGTACTTGGTGTCGACGAGGATCAGGCCCCGCTCCGCCGCGCGCTGCTGGCCCCGGGCGAAGAGCGCGAAGGCATAGCGCGTCAGCGTCTCCCACTGCTCCGGCGTGACGAGCTTCTGGTCGAGGATCTGCTCGGGCGACAGCGGCTCGTCATGGCCGCCGTCGAAGGCCTTGGAGGTCGGCGTGATGATCGGCTGCGGCAGGCGCTGGTTGTCCTTGAGGCCGTCGGGCAGGGTGATGCCATACATCTCCCGCTGGCCCTTCTTGTAGAGCGTGAGGACGGAGGTGCCGGTGGTGCCGGCGAGATAGTCGCGCACCACGATCTCCACGGGCAGGATGTCGAGACGGCGCCCGACCACCACGTTCGGGTCCGGATAGGCGATAACGTGGTTGGGGCAGATGTCCGCCGTCTCCTCGAACCAGTAGCGCGCCGTCTGCGTCAGCACCTCGCCCTTGAAGGGGATCGCCGCCAGGATGCGGTCGAAGGCGCTGATCCGGTCGGTGGCGATGATGACGCGGCTACCGTCGGCGAGGTCGTAATTGTCGCGCACCTTGCCGCGGTAATGGTTCGGCAGTTCCGGAATGGTCGCGTCGTCGAGGACGCGATGGGCGTTGGCCTTCAGTTGCGCCAGATCCATGGCCGTCTCCCTTGAGAGGCGAACGGCTCCTGAGGCCCCCGCCGGAGGCGACCTGATAGAGCCTGGCGTGCCGCGAGGAAAGGCCGCGACGCCATGTCCCCCTAACCGAATCGCGCGACTGGCAAAGCCTGTCCTTCCAACCCCAACTCTTGAATTGACCAAATTCAATGTTGTTAACACAATGCTTTCAATTATGCTTCCCGAGAGGCACCTCTGCGAGATCTAGATATGGCGAGCGTAGAAAAGAAACGAGAATACATAAACATGAGCTACGATAAAGTTACGATGAACCTCCTGCTGTCGCATTGGCACAACATCTGTCTACTCGGAGGCTATGTACACACTCATTTGTCTCAGACATATGCAAGACGAAAGAATTGGCTGACGATAGCAAATATTATTGCGACCATACTTGTACTATTTATGTCGCTCAGCGAGGACGCCAAAACTGTTATCAATGTTTACATTGGCTTTTTTAACGTCTCACTCGGCAATAAAGAGGCGTCGAGCGCGGCGATACTGATCAATTTATCGGCAGCAATGGTTGTTATTTTAACAATGGCTCAGTTTTATTTTCGATATGAAGAGAGACATCTGGAGCACAGAGCCAGTGCTCTGGAGTTTTTCAACTTGGCGAATAAAATAAATCGCTTTTTTGGGATAGATATTAGCCCGGACGATATTCACATGCTCAATAAACAGCTCAACTGGATCACAAAAGGTTCCTCCGGGCTGTCGAGGCTTCGCCAATATCAAAATGGCTATTCAAGTCGGATAGGTAATTTTATCCGAAATATCTTATACGATGAAAACAAAAAGGAAAAAATACTGTCGATAGAAGAGTCTATTGATCGACTTCAGTCACTGGTCGACAAATATGACTTTCGATTTGAAGGAATGCATGAAGTCGAGGCGGGCTGACACGCCAACACCCATGCTGGCGAAAAGGTGTGGCGTATCGGTGAAATGCCGGATTGCTTGACCGATCTCCTCCGAGCGGTTTGGCTCCCCTCCCCCAATGCCCAGCGAAAGAGCCCCATGGAAGCCTACGTCACCCCGGTCATCGAGTTCGTCAAAGCCAACCAGGCCTGGGCTCCCGCCATCATCTTCGCGCTGTGCTTCGCCGAGTCGCTCGCCGTGCTGTCGCTGATCGTGCCGGCCTGGGCGATGATCGTCGCCTTCGGGCCCCTGATCGGATCGGCCGGCATCCCCTTCTGGCCGATCCTCGTCGCCGCAGCCCTCGGCGCCACGCTGGGAGACGCCGTCTCCTACTGGTTCGGCTATGTCTTCAAGGACCGCATCGCGACGATCTGGCCTCTGTCGAAACACCCGGACATGCTGCCCAAGGGCCATGCCTTCTTCGAGAGATGGGGCGTCTGGGCCATCTTCATCGGCCGCTTTTCCGGGCCGCTGCGGGCTGCCGTGCCGCTGGTCGCCGGCATGCTCGCCATGTCGCAATGGAAGTTCCAGATTGCCAACGTGCTCTCGGCCTTCATCTGGGCCGGCGTGCTGCTGGCGCCCGGCAACTTCCTCGGCAAGTACCTGCCCTTCCTCCACTGAGCGGCCGTGGGTCGAACAGGACGGCCCAACGGCCTGCACGACCAAACTGCGTCCTTCGAGGCTCGCTGCCGCTCGCACCTCAGGATGAGGAGGTGAGTGAACTGCACCGCGGTTGTCGTGACGCGCGACGGCCGAACTGACTTTGACGCCGATGCAGAGCTGACACCCACCTCATCCTGAGGTGCGAGCCCGCCAGATGCGCTTGCATCTCGCCCAGGCGAGCCTCGAAGGACGCACTTGGATCGTGCAGCCGAAAGCCCCGCCACGATGTCTCAGACGAGCGTCGCCGTCCCCAGGTGCTCGACCGGAAAGGCGTGCACGTCCTGCAGAAGCTCCACGAAGGCGCGCGCCGTGAACTCGGTCTGCTCGCGCCCGCTCGCCGGAGTCGCGGCCGCCGCATTTCCCATGGCGCCAGCGGTGGAGAGGTCCTCGCTCATCCAGCCGAAGGATATGCGCTGGGTCGCGCGCAGGTGCCGGTAGCGCTGCTCCATCAGCACGGCGGCGGAGACGAAGTCGCGCGCCTTCGCCATGTGCACGAGGTCGCGGCGGAAATGCAGCATCTGCGAGGTCTCGATGGTGCCGCCATGGATGCCGTGGACATGCTCGGCCTCGGGGAAGAGTCCCTCCGGCGAACCGAGCCGGTGCCAGGAGCATTGCACCACGAACATCCCGTGCCGCCGCCTCAGCTCGCGCGCCACGATCTCCATGGTGGCGACGTTGCCGCCGTGGGAATTGGCGAGGACGAGCTTGCGCACCCCCGCCCGCGCGACGCCGTCGCCGATCTCGGTCAGCAGCCGGATCTGCGTCTCCGCCGAGATGGTGATCGTGCCGGGAAAGGCGACGTGCTCGTCCGACTTGCCCATCCACACGGTCGGCAGGAAGGTGACGGGCAGGCCCTTCGGCAGGATCTCCCGCACCGCCTGGACATTGCCCTCGGCGATGACCGTGTCGACGGAGACGGCGAGGTGCGGCCCGTGCTGCTCGATCGCGGCGAGGGGCAGCACGGCGATCCATGTTCCGGTCTCCGCCGCGCGGAACTCCTCGGTGGTCATGTCGCCCCAGAGCTGTCGCGGCAGCATGGCGCCCTCCGTCTTCTCCGGCTCAACCGGCCTTCGCCGCGACCACCTCGACCTCGACCTTGAACTCCGGTCGGGTGAAACCGGTCACGATCATCAGCGTCGAGGCCGGCGGCGGACTGGTGACGTGTCTGTCCCGCGACGCCATATAGCCGGCCATATGCGCCCGGTCCGTGACAAAGGCGTTGATGCGGACGATGTCGGCGACGTCCATGCCGGCGGCCGCCAGCATGTGGCCGATGGCGGCGAAGCAGAGGTCGGCCTGCGCCTCGGCGCTCTCGGGTATCGCGCCATCCGGCGCGAGGCCGAGCTGGCCAGAGCAGAACAGCATCCGCGTGCCCGCCGGAACGACGACCGCATGCGAATATTTGGCGAAGGGAGCCGGCATGGCGGCCGGCGTCAGCTTCTCGAGCATGGTCAGGGCTTGCCCGTCTGGATCGGCAGTGCGGTGGTTTGCTTGATGCGCTCCATGGCGAAGCGCGAGGTGACGTTCTTCAGCGGCATCTGCGCGATGAGGCGCTTGTAGAAGGCGTCGTAGGCGTCCATGTCGGCGACGACGACGCGCAGCATGTAGTCGACGTCGCCGGCCATCCGGTAGAACTCCATCACCTCGGGCATGGCCGCGACGAGCTCGGCGAAGCGGCCGAGCCAGCCCTCGGAATGGTCGGCCGTCTCCACCGACACGAAGACGGTGAGGCCGAGCCCGAGCTTCTTCGGATCGAGGAGGGCGACGCGGCCCTTGATGATGCCCTCCGCCTCGAGCTTCTGGATGCGCTTCCAGGCCGGGGTCGTCGACAGCCCCGAGCGCGAGGCGACCTCGGCGATGGACAGCGAGGCGTCGGTCTGCAGCACGGACAGAATGCGGCGGTCGGTATCGTCCATCCCCTGGCATCCCTTCACTGGGAATTGATCTTGCCGACAGGTTTAGACGGTCCCGCACGCCGTGGCGAGCGAGACGAGTGTCTGATGCACGCCTGCCGGGAACAGCCGTGCGCGCAGTCGAATCGCGGGATCAGTTGCCGGCGTAGAAGGCGGCCGGCCAGGGCCAGTTCACGGTATAGGCCGGGGCGCCCCAGAACCGGTCGCGGCCGATGCGGGCGCCGCGCATGCTGGTGGACATGGCCACCGGCTCGCCGGTCACGGTGTAGGGGGCGTAGAGGATGTCGGGGCGGGAGGTCAGGCGCTCCCCGGGGAAGGACACCTTCGGGGTCACCAGCCAGCTCGGGCGCGACACGCGGACCTCGGGAACCGCACGGCGGCGCTGCTGCGCCTCCGCCTGGTGCACGGCCGCCTCGACGGCGACGACAGCCGTCAGTGCGACGAGGCCGGTGGCGAACTTGGCGATCATGAGATGCTCCCGATGCGATGGCGAAACTCTAGCCTTCCGCCACGTCCCGGTCGAGAGCATGCCGGTCACAGATTGAGGAACTGTGACCGGCATGCGTCACCGCCTCTCAGGCAGCAATGCGCCAGGCCCGGCCGAGTTCCAGACCCTGCCAGCGCGGCATTTCCCTGCCCGTCGGGCTGACCAGACCCAGGGCGCCGTCCAGAGCGCCCGGGACCAGTTCCAGCCCGAGAAACCGCGACCGCTCCACCGGTCCCGGCATCCACAGGCGCTCCATCTTCTCAGGTGAGAAGCCGAAGCGCCGGTAATAGGCCTCGTCGCCGACCAGGATAACGGCCCGGTGGCCCTCCTCCCGCGCCCGCTCGATCGCCTCCCGCATCAGCAGCCCGCCGATGCCGGCCGAGCGGATCGTGCCGTCCACCGCGAGCGGGCCTAGGAGGAGCGCCGGCCGGTCGGGGCCGAGCGTGACGTTCCACAGCCTGACCGTGCCGACCAGGCGCTCGCCGGCCGTCGCGACCAGGGCGAGACGGTCGGCCGGCAGCCGCCCCTCGCGCAGGCGCTCGGAGGTCTTCTCGAAACGGTCGGCGCCGAAGGCCTGGTCGAGCAGCGCCTCGCGCGGCTCGACATGGCACGGACGCTCGTCGGAGACGATGATGGCGGAGGCGGGGGCGGGCGCGAGGCCCTGGAGGGAGACGTGCACGGTCATGGCCGCGGTCCTTCTCTGGCGAGAGAGTGACGACAGCCCTCGTGCCGGGGCGAGATGCCCACGGCCGGTCGGGACGCTTCAGGGGTTGGCGGAAAGCCCGCCCGGTCACCCGGGCGGGAGGAGGAGCGTCAGATGCAGACGCTCGCCAGCGGCGCGAAGCCGTTGAAGCCGACCGTGGAATAGGTCGTGGTATAGGCACCCGTCGCCTCGATCAGCACCTTGTCGCCGATGGAGAGCGACACGGGCAGGTCGTAGGGCTTCTTCTCGTACATGACGTCGACCGAATCGCAGGTCGGTCCCGCCAGCACGCAGGGGGCCGTCTCGTCGCCGTCACGCTCCGTGCGGATCGGATAGCGGATCGCCTCGTCCATGGTCTCGGCGAGACCGTGGAACTTGCCGATGTCGAGATAGACCCAGCGGACCTCGTCCTCGTCCGACTTCTTCGAGATGAGCACGACCTCGGACTCGATGATGCCGGCATTGCCGACCATGCCGCGACCCGGCTCGATGATCGTTTCCGGGAGACGGTTGCCGAAATGCTTGGTCAGCGCCTCGAAGATGGCCGCGCCATAGGCTTCCGCCGCCGGAACGTCCTTGAGGTACTTGGTCGGGAAGCCGCCGCCCATGTTGACCATCTTCAGCTCGATGCCGCGCTCGGCGAGCGTGGCGAAGATCGAGGAGGCGGTGGTCAGCGCCTGGTCCCAGGCACCCATGTTCGTCTGCTGCGAACCGACGTGGAACGACAGGCCGTAAGCCTGCAGCCCGAGGCGGTGCGCATGCTCAAGGACGCGCGGAGCCATCTCCGCCGCGCAGCCGAACTTGCGGGAGAGCGGCCACTCGGCGCCCTCGCAGTCCTGCAGGAAGCGGCAGAAGACCTTGACGTCCTTGGCGCCGATGATCTCGGCCTGGCGGCCGATCTTCTCGACCTCCGGCTCGCAGTCGACCGCGAACAGGCGCACGCCGTACTGGAGGGCGCGCGCGATGTCCTTCTCCTTCTTGATCGTGTTGCCGAAGGAGATGCGGTCGGCGGAGACGCCGGTCGCCAGGGCCTGCTCGATCTCGACCACGGAGGCGCAGTCGAAGCACGAGCCCATCTCGGCGAGCAGGTTGAGGATTTCCGGGGCCGGATTCGCCTTCACCGCGTAGAACACGCGCGTGTCGGGCAGCGCCCGGGCGAACTTGGCGAAGTTGGCGGCCACGACCTCGAGATCGACGACCATGATCGGGCCATCGTCGCGTCGGTTGCGGAGGAATTCGCGGATACGGTCGGTCATGTGATGTCCCCCCAGCCCTCTCTCCCGAGGACCAGCAAAGGGTTGAACCCATGGGCTGCGTCGGCTTCGCGGGTCCGCTGTGGAGACGGAACACCGGTGGCGTCGGCAACCCGATGACGTTCGCCGAGACATCTCTTCCGCGGCCGGGCTGGACACCCGTCAGCGAGACGAAGACGCCTTCGATTGGATTGGGGACATCCCCGATCCGCACGGCCGGCAAGAAGAACAAGCCTCTTCGGTAGCTGGCTCTGGACACCAGCTGAGACCAAAAAAGCCCGATCGTCGTTGCTTCAAGTCGCGTCCCCTGCGGAGGGCAGGGTTCGCCGGTTTGCCTCCGGCTGCCGGTTAGGTATCGAAGACCCCGCGTCTTGCGACGCCCCTGGAACACGGCCCGGCAGATCCCCGGCGCATTCCCAAGTCTTCGGGCGGCTGTCCGGCCTCTTGTCCGGATGCCCACCAACCGGCACGCAACCACAGGCACGTGCGAAATTGGGCAGCGCCGTAGATAGCAGATTCCGCTCCCGGTGCAAGACCTTTCGGGCCCCGCGGATCAAGAAAATTTGCTTGGCCGGCCATCGAGTTAACACCGCCCCATTTCCGCCGCCGGGGCGCCGTGTTCATGGACAAAACGCCGCATGCCCCGTTATGAGAACGACAGGGCGCGGGCACCCCGCCTGCGCCGGAGCCCGAGGACCTCGAGACGCATGGCCGCCGCGGTCGAACTCGCCGCCTACAAGGACGTCCTCATCATCCTGGCCTCGACGGCGGTCACGGTGCCGCTGCTCAAGCGCCTCGGCATCAGCCCCGCCCTCGCCTTTCTCGGCATCGGCGCCCTCGTCGGGCCGAGCGCCCTCGGCGGCATGGTCGGCAGCTTTCCCTGGCTGAGCTGGATCACCGTCTCGGACACCAAGCAGATCGGCACCTTCGCCGAACTCGGCGTGGTCTTCCTCCTCTTCCTCATCGGCCTCGAACTCTCCTACGAGCGCCTCACCCGCATGAAGCGCCTCGTCCTCGGCCTCGGCACGCTGCAGGTGGTCGGCACCGCCGCGGTCATCGCCTTCGTCGCCTGGTGGGTCGGCCGCCCCCTCGCCGCGGCCCTCCTCATCGGCGGCGCGCTGGCGCTCTCCTCCACCGCGGTGGTCGTCGAACACCTCGCCGAGCACAAGCGCCTCACCACCACCAGCGGCCGCACCACCTTCGCCGTCCTGCTCATGCAGGACCTCGCCGTCATCCCCCTGCTCTTCCTCATCGGCGCCCTCTCCCACAGCCAGGAGGGCTCGGTGGCGCTCGGTCTCGTCATGGCCGTCGGCCAGGGCGTCATCGCCATCCTGGTGGTCGTCGTGGTGGGCCGGCGGGTGCTGCGCCCCTTCCTGCGCCAGGTCTCGGCGCTGCACGAGCCGCAGGTCTTCATGGCCGCGGCCATCCTCATCGTCGTCGGCACTGGCGTCGTCACGGCCGCCTTCGGCGTCTCCATGGCGCTCGGCGCCTTCGTCGCCGGCCTCCTCCTCGCCGAGACCGAATATCGCCGCGCCATCGAGGCGACGCTCCAGCCCTTCAAGGGCATCCTGCTCGGCGCCTTCTTCTTTTCCGTCGGCCTGTCCATCGACGTCCGGGCGCTGTTCGCCACCCCGATGGCCTATGCCCTCGCCGTCACCGCACTGATCGCGCTGAAGATCGTCATCATCGTTCCGCTGGTGCGCGCCTTCGGGCTGAGCTGGCCGGTGGCGATCCGCTCCGCCCTGCTGCTCGGCCCTGCCGGCGAATTCGCCTTCGTCACCATGGGCCAGGCGACCGCCGCCGGCGTCGTCAGCGCCGAGGCCGGCGCCTTCATCACCACCATGACCGCCATCAGCATGGCGACCGTGCCGCTGCTCGACCGCCTCGGCGGCTGGATCGCCGACCGCCTGGCGGTGAAGGCGGCGCCGGATCCCGAACTCACCGTCGGCCCGCCCGCGGCGGCCGGCAAGCGCGTCATCGTCGTCGGCTACGGCCGCGTCGGCCAGCTCGTCTGCGAGATGCTGGCGCGCCATCAGGTGCCCTATGTCGCGGTCGACAGCGACCCGCGCGAGATCGCCCACCTGCGCCGCAAGGGCCACGCCGTCTTCTTCGGCGACGCCAACAGCGAGCCCTTCCTCGAGCAATGCGGCATCCGCGACGCCGCCTCGCTCGTCCTCACCCTCCACACCGGCGCGGCCCTGGACGAGATCGCCCAGATCGCCCGCAGCCTCAATCCGGGCCTCACCATCATCGCCCGCGCCCGCGACGCCGACCACGCCAAGAAGCTCTACAGCCTCGGCGTCACCGACGCCGTGCCGGAGACGATCGAAGCCAGCCTCCAGCTCTCCGAGGCCGTGCTCTTCGATCTCGGCGTGCCCGCCGGCAAGGTCATCGCCTCGGTCCACGAGCGCCGCGACGCCTTCCGGCGCGAACTTCAGGAGGCCGGCGTCGACGAGGCGCGGGTGCGCACGGCCGTGCGCACCAGCCAGCCCGATTCCACCGCTTCCGCACGGGTCTTGCCGG contains:
- a CDS encoding 2,3-bisphosphoglycerate-dependent phosphoglycerate mutase, with amino-acid sequence MTERLLVLTRHGESEWNLKNLFTGWKDPGLTPKGIEEAKTAGRGLKALGLGFDVAFTSALTRAQHTLKLILDEIGQPGLETIRDFRLNERDYGDLSGLNKAETAAKYGDEQVHIWRRSYDVPPPGGESLKDTVARVLPYYVETILPRVMRGERVLVAAHGNSLRALIMVLDHLDDKTIPSLELKTGVPLVYRLNADTTVASKQVLEG
- a CDS encoding nuclear transport factor 2 family protein — translated: MEPLRMVLHLVTDELGLEQKLKVGYAAWARGDTLALASLFCEDCEFTLVGNPVLNPHAGLRVGIAGLTEVLGHFHRVFEVREFLIEKIVVKGDDAFVHWHSSLMFRPNGRVIESERCDLVRFRGRLIQSMKCFYDSASMAITTGRAQAAAADTRPPLPQADLKVS
- a CDS encoding transketolase; the protein is MPSRAVRNVDRSLIREKAKLIRRETVRLTDICGSGHYGSSFSMAEIVALLYYQLLHVKADEPRWADRDRFTMGKGHAAIGLFPVLADLGFFPADWLDTYSRMGSFLGDHPEMKKVPGIDFSSGSIGHNLSVSVGMALGARLKGSPARAVCLMGDGEMNEGQIWEAAQAGAHYGLDNLVGIVDINGAGSDGDPQQTLRSEPLKEKWEAFGWNTIVLRDGHDIDLTFDALNRALNAPDGRPACVLAYTVAGKGVSFMEGTWQWHLGFLGPKDIERAYAEIDAGEIG
- a CDS encoding transketolase family protein; translation: MSQSEKYRANPPAPGMAYMSAELKKTIDLAESTVTDDFDERSWDMVVSLGLSRQLTTGRTLIELAEAGHDDIVVCTADLGRPTQVIGFGQKYPDRYFNFGIAERNMIGAAAGLATMGLTPVISNYSFFLALMGVENIRNDICYTNLPVKMVGTHSGIAMGFYGTSHHCCEDIGALRAIPNLTLMAPCDGTALSSALRTNVKHPAPIYFRAGRGREAVVYDKEFDFRIGGSNTLREGRHATVLAIGNLVKAGLDAHDILKSEGIEITVVDMYSIRPLDVAAVRDAAKRGPIVSAEEANITGGFGAAIAEVIAEEGLGTRLTKVGMPDAYSVLGPPTHLYRHYGLDGEGVAAAVRRALKG
- a CDS encoding phosphoribosylaminoimidazolesuccinocarboxamide synthase gives rise to the protein MDLAQLKANAHRVLDDATIPELPNHYRGKVRDNYDLADGSRVIIATDRISAFDRILAAIPFKGEVLTQTARYWFEETADICPNHVIAYPDPNVVVGRRLDILPVEIVVRDYLAGTTGTSVLTLYKKGQREMYGITLPDGLKDNQRLPQPIITPTSKAFDGGHDEPLSPEQILDQKLVTPEQWETLTRYAFALFARGQQRAAERGLILVDTKYEFGTDRDGRIVLADEIHTPDSSRYWKAESYPARFAAGEKPESFDKDFVRNWVVARCDPYKDDIPAIPQDVIVATAAVYIEAFETITGQRFEIGSDEGRVIDRIRANLAGYF
- a CDS encoding DedA family protein; translation: MEAYVTPVIEFVKANQAWAPAIIFALCFAESLAVLSLIVPAWAMIVAFGPLIGSAGIPFWPILVAAALGATLGDAVSYWFGYVFKDRIATIWPLSKHPDMLPKGHAFFERWGVWAIFIGRFSGPLRAAVPLVAGMLAMSQWKFQIANVLSAFIWAGVLLAPGNFLGKYLPFLH
- a CDS encoding creatininase family protein, whose amino-acid sequence is MLPRQLWGDMTTEEFRAAETGTWIAVLPLAAIEQHGPHLAVSVDTVIAEGNVQAVREILPKGLPVTFLPTVWMGKSDEHVAFPGTITISAETQIRLLTEIGDGVARAGVRKLVLANSHGGNVATMEIVARELRRRHGMFVVQCSWHRLGSPEGLFPEAEHVHGIHGGTIETSQMLHFRRDLVHMAKARDFVSAAVLMEQRYRHLRATQRISFGWMSEDLSTAGAMGNAAAATPASGREQTEFTARAFVELLQDVHAFPVEHLGTATLV